In Colletotrichum lupini chromosome 6, complete sequence, a single window of DNA contains:
- a CDS encoding subtilase — MGVKSLLALASFIFCGEVLGQTSPDDPEAILGPISPISIESGRYIVKFSSSGSAKFRKRDGDLNAGKDASPAVSFNSQLFHGASFDLGNDTSETVADIQALPEVEKIWSAALFSLPITTEAVVQTEFPTWSPHNDTNVALAHANGHFGEGVTVAIVDSGIDYNHPALGGGFGSGFKVESGYDFVGDNYEPGDIYLPDEDPIDCNGHGTHVAGIIASSNEFVPGVAPSARLRAYKVFGCGGSTYEDVIVAGFLRAHEEGADIVSASLGSNRGFVDTPLAVVATAIQAAGTFVSIAAGNAGESNGPWYTSSGGNGIGSTAVGSVEHDELVAWTATARSSSGETRDFIYLADNGVQWSLNRTAPASWAPNPRDHADQCGIDFTIPDTNVLVLPRADCGWQRTDSGLMEKVDWVLIYNYNGSDWEIPGRVRYDAERQAKGYSLINYEDGDWLVSQHERNYTVTFEFVNDNKPAAIDRPSFAGGRIDQFTSWGPTLDARMVPQISAPGSGSWATLSGTSMATPYISGVAALFFSSRGGRAALGDGGAKLAHEVIVSSGKPIRHYDGTDSLASVIHQGAGLVDAFKVVGYSTLVSPAVLNLNDTEHFQGTQSVQITNSGDESVTYQFSHEASITALTKSAGTAWVSVSPPYVSGDGNTATVEISPADLTLSPGESGFVSITFTEPSSPDAATLPVYGGSIVVAGSQGEAVRVSYMGIKGSLYSSDIWEMERGVPLLLSGYGGLMEEGHNYTFEEGGDVPQPYFNVLWSTQEISFDYVARDWNETDWAYPAVPGQAKYLGSFITVPQGLSDSITSFPLRNYPRNGGGVYAPPQNVFAHGGDIPAGEYRILCRALRTFGDPSNLNDWQYKVSPWFRITREKPPVTATPTTAEATPAPTTSSVSLPEPCAATSTPVSIEATLASGEGPYNLYLYADFASIDLSGSQTPLNFSITNGTQVETWFNSSWRFLSVHTNTNSLIYVYASSRVTGAFSFLGCTVTDGVLGCESNGKSALYVCDSTTGLLRHGTQPLDGCQTVTLKVGPRENPNCAATTTSVTATEITAAPTTFSTAIVSVSSS, encoded by the exons ATGGGAGTCAAGTCCCTCTTGGCTTTGGCCTCCTTCATCTTCTGTGGAGAAGTCCTAGGTCAGACGTCTCCAGATGACCCTGAAGCAATTCTTGGGCCAATTTCTCCAATCTCCATCGAAAGCGGCCGATACATCGTCAAGTTCTCATCCTCCGGCTCAGCCAAATTCAGAAAGCGTGACGGAGATCTT AATGCCGGCAAAGATGCTTCCCCAGCAGTGAGCTTCAACTCGCAGCTGTTTCACGGAGCTTCCTTTGACTTGGGGAATGACACCTCTGAAACTGTAGCCGATATTCAAGCTCTGCCGGAAGTTGAGAAGATATGGTCTGCTGCACTTTTCTCACTTCCCATCACGACTGAAGCGGTTGTACAGACAGAGTTCCCCACTTGGAGCCCTCACAATGACACTAACGTCGCTCTTGCACATGCCAACGGCCATTTTGGCGAAGGGGTGACCGTCGCTATTGTTGACTCCGGCATCGATTACAATCATCCCGCTCTCGGTGGCGGGTTCGGCTCTGGGTTCAAGGTTGAGAGTGGCTACGATTTTGTTGGCGACAACTACGAACCTGGAGATATCTACCTCCCAGACGAGGACCCAATTGACTGCAATGGCCATGGCACACACGTTGCTGGCATCATCGCTAGCAGTAACGAGTTTGTGCCTGGTGTTGCACCCTCGGCTCGTCTTCGTGCCTACAAAGTATTTGGGTGCGGAGGTAGCACCTACGAGGATGTAATTGTTGCGGGCTTCCTTCGAGCTCACGAGGAGGGCGCAGACATAGTCAGCGCCTCGCTTGGTTCTAACAGAGGATTTGTTGACACCCCTCTTGCGGTGGTGGCAACCGCCATCCAAGCTGCCGGCACTTTTGTTTCTATCGCCGCCGGAAACGCTGGTGAAAGTA ATGGCCCGTGGTATACTAGCAGCGGCGGCAATGGCATTGGCAGCACTGCCGTTGGGAGTGTAGAGCATGATGAGCTCGTTGCATGGACGGCAACCGCGCGTTCCAGTAGTGGCGAAACTCGTGATTTT ATCTACCTTGCAGACAACGGGGTCCAGTGGTCTCTTAACAGAACGGCCCCAGCTTCATGGGCCCCCAATCCTCGGGACCACGCTGATCAGTGTGGTATCGACTTCACTATTCCTGACACCAATGTTTTGGTCCTGCC CCGGGCGGACTGTGGATGGCAAAGAACCGATAGTGGCTTAATGGAAAAGGTGGACTGGGTTCTGATTTACAACTATAACGGCTCCGATTGGGAGATCCCTGGCCGTGTTCGATACGATGCTGAGCGGCAAGCCAAAGGGT ACAGCTTGATCAACTACGAGGACGGAGACTGGCTCGTCAGCCAACATGAAAGGAACTACACCGTGACCTTTGAGTTTGTCAACGACAACAAACCTGCTGCGATTGATCGTCCTTCCTTCGCAGGAGGTAGGATCGACCAGTTCACATCTTGGGGGCCAACCCTAGATGCGCGCATGGTTCCCCAAATTTCCGCACCAG GCTCAGGCAGTTGGGCAACACTTTCAGGTACCAGCATGGCTACTCCTTAC ATATCCGGCGTTGCTGCCTTGTTCTTCTCATCGCGGGGTGGACGCGCTGCCCTCGGGGATGGCGGTGCCAAGTTGGCTCATGAAGTCATCGTTTCCAGCGGCAAGCCCATTCGTCATTACGACGGCACTGATAGCCTCGC CTCTGTGATTCATCAGGGAGCAGGTTTGGTTGATGCCTTCAAAGTTGTGGGCTACTCGACCCTCGTGAGCCCAGCGGTGCTCAACCTCAACGACACAGAGCATTTCCAGGGTACTCAAAGTGTGCAGATCACCAACTCTGGGGATGAGTCTGTGACATACCAGTTCTCACATGAAGCCAGCATTACTGCCCTCACTAAGAGTGCCGGAACTGCCTGGGTATCCGTTTCACCTCCATACGTCTCCGGGGATGGGAATACTGCCACAGTCGAGATTTCCCCCGCCGATCTGACCTTGAGTCCCGGTGAAAGTGGATTTGTCTCTATCACTTTCACTGAGCCGTCTTCACCTGATGCTGCCACTCTTCCAGTCTACGGAGGGTCAATCGTGGTCGCTGGGTCTCAGGGAGAAGCAGTACGAGTGTCGTACATGG GAATCAAGGGCTCTCTGTATTCCAGTGATATTTGGGAAATGGAACGAGGCGTTCCCCTACTACTCAGTGGATATGGCGGTCTCATGGAGGAGGGCCACAACTACACATTTGAGGAGGGTGGCGATGTCCCGCAGCCGTACTTCAATGTTCTTTGGTCAACTCAAGAAATCAGCTTCGAT TATGTCGCTCGCGACTGGAACGAGACAGACTGGGCCTACCCAGCAGTCCCTGGGCAGGCCAAATACTTAGGTTCCTTTATCACAGTTCCCCAGGGGCTTTCGGACTCTATCACCTCTTTTCCTCTAAGGAACTACCCGCGGAACGGTGGCGGTGTCTATGCCCCTCCACAGAATGTTTTCGCTCATGGGGGTGATATCCCAGCTGGCGAGTACCGCATTCTCTGCCGCGCACTCCGTACCTTCGGTGATCCCAGCAACCTCAATGACTGGCAGTACAAAGTCTCACCCTGGTTCCGCATCACTAGGGAGAAGCCTCCGGTAACTGCAACCCCCACGACGGCGGAGGCTACCCCAGCCCCAACGACCTCTTCCGTCAGCTTGCCGGAGCCATGCGCCGCAACTTCGACACCAGTCAGCATCGAAGCAACCCTTGCTTCGGGCGAAGGTCCTTACAACCTATACCTCTACGCTGACTTTGCATCGATTGACCTGAGCGGATCTCAAACCCCGTTGAACTTCTCCATCACCAACGGCACTCAGGTTGAGACCTGGTTCAACTCCTCTTGGAGGTTCCTCTCTGTGCATACCAACACCAACAGCTTAATCTACGTGTACGCGTCGAGCCGTGTGACTGGCGCCTTTTCTTTCCTCGGATGCACAGTAACAGATGGTGTTTTGGGGTGCGAATCCAACGGCAAGTCTGCGCTTTACGTTTGCGATAGCACGACTGGACTTTTGCGTCACGGAACTCAGCCTCTGGATGGGTGCCAGACTGTCACGCTCAAAGTCGGGCCAAGAGAAAATCCGAACTGCGCAGCTACAACGACTTCTGTCACTGCTACGGAAATAACAGCGGCGCCTACTACTTTTTCGACTGCAATTGTCTCGGTCTCGTCGTCTTAG
- a CDS encoding major facilitator superfamily transporter: MKFSRQKPPPKAPSSQSGISGNGGACRRSTPALSAMTQLGWSSWAPAGLTFCRLATPVHSTGLSRGLSIAFFARQYVIMKFHCTKRPQLTSNTVWACIVSSSAARMPAMLEAFMSCSGQVEFDQCQWSNKSRTPSLEVQLSASSRSLKRTIQSMDSEASSRPESLEHESRDYSRRLMVGAAQRRPVGLRQRTIDGFLPCPELRALLTASLAPGADCQARASGPVTAGSGPDAAPTWISLRLPSVHSSSDEYSAPTDHRSAQRPIMITSILCQGPWCCSMPSRDKTYYPGDVQRRRCGQHLWAHLLTNPQVTSFFEPAICLNHARGRTSVHCSHGPAYSDYQRLMCGAAICITSKSHRKTSSTEQAALLAIQPRHTVFLVPLGGVRATTAQILSNGVTLVLTPFPVPLRLAGRAEWLASSWGTVNQLLLTELTADPAVLLFRSKCRPSNQACPASARPNARAPRTQINACCGRLHWQALTLSGKAFDADEMRPLSHLPVTSPSMESEYAVNPTILDYLASHHGLRHVREINRCARVSDVFPLASLASFEKQILLLRFITPLESGASTSLDRVLCSTSNVEPPMATNDKPLVPLQRFGYQSQRRFHCRVYPEGRLPVMGQVALTFPTSRRRGQHLGYHPKLIRSPPEPAFTQPSPPHLTTSIHPTTMSDTEKAAASHTSDQGTQDIPRDPDAHLSEEERLEVERKLVRRLDWILIPWLCILYLLAFLDRTNIGNAKIAGLNKDLGLTSSMYNSSLTIFFVSYAVFEPLTNILLKKLRPSIFIPIIMILWGASMTGMGFVHNWSGLMAARWFLGLTEAGLFPGVNYYLSCWYKRSEFGIRAAVFFSAAAISGSFGGALAAGIEQMAGVGGRPGWAWIFILEGLLTVVFGVASFWMVHDFPDEAKFLSDDDRARVIRRLKMDQQASANHEEFKMTFFWQAVKDWKMWLGMVIYMGCDMPLYAFSLFLPTIVNELGWNTSIVRSQLMTVPPYAAAAIFTIFIGYVADRTKQRGLCNIGVSLIGMVGFCMLIATESAQVKYAGTFLGALGIYPCIANTITWVANSNEGVYKRGVVLGFVIGWGNLNGIVSSNIYFHGPRFPEGHGVVLAYMSIFLCGGSALMTTLLRIENKKRRQGKRDHWVENKSEKEIEALGDKRPDFQYTLRMDDICTGGNVLWPKRCTDVIADVSLSLLSFKPKASCTRCNGNPSLREAMTIYKSQIDSRSHESVPRSDAGPIMQSGRLTVDGPPNLTTFKTLQHTATNLPIRRRVVPPTTIARPSQKLENTSIGSVTLLHIT; this comes from the exons ATGAAGTTCTCACGTCAGAAGCCACCGCCGAAAGCGCCATCGTCGCAGTCGGGGATTAGCGGCAATGGTGGGGCTTGTCGCCGATCGACGCCGGCGCTATCCGCGATGACTCAGCTGGGTTGGTCTAGTTGGGCGCCAGCCGGCTTGACGTTTTGCCGGCTGGCAACTCCCGTCCACTCCACTGGCCTCT CTCGCGGTCTAAGCATCGCCTTTTTCGCACGCCAATATGTCATCATGAAATTTCATT GCACGAAACGTCCGCAGTTGACAAGCAATACCGTGTGGGCATGCATCGTCAGCTCTAGCGCCGCCAGAATGCCAGCCATGCTGGAAGCCTTCATGTCTTGTTCCGGGCAGGTTGAGTTCGACCAATGTCAATGGTCGAACAAGTCCAGGACGCCGAGCCTGGAAGTCCAGCTATCCGCAAGCTCCCGAAGTCTGAAGAGAACCATTCAGTCAATGGACTCTGAGGCAAGCTCCCGCCCCGAAAGCTTGGAACATGAAAGCAGGGACTATTCGAGACGGCTGATGGTCGGAGCGGCCCAACGACGGCCAGTCGGCTTGCGACAGAGAACTATCGACGGCTTTCTGCCATGTCCCGAGCTACGGGCCCTCCTTACCGCCAGCCTGGCCCCGGGCGCGGATTGCCAAGCCAGGGCGTCGGGACCCGTTACGGCCGGTTCGGGACCAGACGCCGCACCGACATGGATATCTCTTCGGCTTC CCTCTGTCCACTCATCTTCGGATGAATATTCAGCACCGACTGATCATCGATCCGCCCAACGACCCATCATGATTACTAGCATTCTCTGCCAGGGACCATGGTGCTGCAGCATGCCAAGCCGGGACAAGACCTACTATCCCGGGGATGTTCAACGGCGCAGATGCGGCCAGCATCTTTGGGCCCATCTGTTGACGAACCCCCAAGTAACGTCGTTCTTCGAACCGGCGATATGCTTGAATCATGCCCGTGGTCGCACGTCAGTCCATTGTAGTCATGGACCTGCCTATTCTGATTATCAAAGACTTATGTGTGGGGCGGCCATCTGCATTACATCTAAGTCGCACAGAAAGACCAGCTCAACCGAGCAGGCTGCATTATTGGCCATCCAACCTCGCCATACGGTGTTTCTTGTGCCACTCGGCGGTGTTCGTGCGACTACTGCACAGATCTTGAGCAACGGCGTCACCCTTGTCCTCAC CCCGTTCCCCGTCCCACTAAGACTAGCAGGAAGGGCAGAGTGGCTGGCATCATCTTGGGGAACCGTCAACCAGTTGCTATTGACCGAGCTTACTGCAGATCCAGCGGTACTTCTTTTCCGTTCGAAGTGTCGGCCGTCAAATCAAGCTTGCCCGGCATCAGCCCGCCCCAATGCTAGAGCGCCTAGGACGCAGATCAATGCTTGTTGTGGTCGA CTCCACTGGCAAGCTCTCACCTTGTCGGGAAAAGCATTCGATGCGGATGAGATGCGCCCTCTCTCCCATCTACCTGTGACTTCCCCAAGCATGGAGTCAGAATATGCTGTGAACCCAACGATTCTAGACTACCTCGCAAGCCACCATGG GCTAAGACACGTCAGAGAAATCAACCGATGCGCGCGTGTCTCCGATGTCTTCCCCTTGGCTTCCCTCGCATCCTTCGAGAAGCAGATACTGCTGCTGAG ATTCATCACGCCGCTCGAAAGCGGCGCATCAACATCCCTTGACCGGGTCCTCTGTTCCACGTCAAACGTGGAGCCCCCAATGGCTACTAACGATAAGCCACTTGTTCCGCTGCAGCGGTTTGGCTACCAGTCACAGAGAAGGTTCCATTGCCGAGTGTATCCCGAAGGTCGTCTGCCGGTGATGGGTCAGGTTGCTCTTACGTTCCCCACCTCCCGCCGTCGCGGGCAG CATCTTGGTTACCACCCCAAACTCATTCGTTCGCCACCCGAGCCAGCATTTACTCAGCCTTCCCCCCCACATCTGACTACGTCT ATACACCCCACCACGATGAGCGACACAGAGAAGGCTGCGGCCTCCCATACATCAGACCAAGGCACGCAGGATATTCCGCGTGACCCTGACGCGCACCTCAGTGAAGAAGAGAGGCTTGAAGTC GAGCGAAAGTTAGTCAGGAGGCTCGACTGGATCCTGATTCCATGG CTATGCATCCTTTACCTCTTAGCTTTCCTTGATAGAACCAACATTGGAAATGCGAAAATCGCCGGTTTGAACAAAGACCTGGGCCTGACGAGTTCCATGTACAACTCGTCGCTCACAATTTTCTTCGTCTCGTATGCGGTGTTCGAGCCCTTGACGAACATTCTGCTCAAGAAATTGCGACCGTCAATCTTCATTCCCATCATCAT GATTCTCTGGGGGGCATCAATGACGGGCATGGGATTCGTACACAACTGGAGTGGGTTGATGGCCGCGCGCTGGTTCTTGGGCCTTACCGAGGCTGGTCTTTTCCCGGGCGTTAACTACTACCTATCATGTTGGTACAAGAGATCAGAATTTGGCATCCGCGCT GCCGTCTTCTTCTCAGCTGCAGCCATCTCGGGCTCATTCGGTGGCGCCCTCGCAGCAGGCATCGAGCAAATGGCCGGCGTCGGCGGCCGCCCGGGCTGGGCATGGATCTTTATCCTCGAAGGCCTCCTCACCGTGGTCTTCGGCGTCGCCTCCTTCTGGATGGTCCACGACTTCCCCGACGAGGCTAAGTTCCTCTCCGACGACGATCGGGCCCGCGTCATCCGACGTCTAAAGATGGACCAGCAGGCCTCTGCCAACCACGAGGAGTTCAAGATGACGTTCTTCTGGCAGGCCGTCAAAGACTGGAAGATGTGGCTGGGCATGGTCATCTACATGGGCTGCGACATGCCGCTTTACGCCTTTAGTCTGTTCTTGCCCACCATCGTCAACGAACTTGGGTGGAATACGAGTATCGTACGATCGCAGCTGATGACGGTCCCGCCTTATGCTGCGGCGGCGATTTTCACCATCTTTATCGGATATGTGGCGGACAGGACGAAACAGCGTGGTCTATGCAACATTGGAGTCAGCCTCATCGGCATGGTAGGCTTCTGTATGCTCATCGCTACCGAGAGCGCCCAAGTCAAATACGCAGGCACCTTTCTCGGAGCTCTCGGCATCTACCCATGCATCGCCAACACCATCACCTGGGTCGCCAACAGCAATGAGGGCGTCTACAAGCGCGGCGTGGTACTGGGCTTTGTGATTGGATGGGGGAACTTGAATGGTATCGTCAGCTCCAACATTTACTTCCACGGCCCGCGGTTCCCAGAGGGCCATGGCGTTGTGTTGGCGTACATGTCCATTTTCTTGTGTGGCGGCAGTGCGCTCATGACGACTTTGCTCAGGATCGAGAATAAGAAGAGGAGGCAGGGGAAGAGAGATCACTGGGTTGAGAATAAATCTGAGAAGGAGATTGAGGCGCTCGGTGACAAGAGGCCAGACTTCCAGTACACCTT GAGAATGGATGATATTTGCACTGGGGGAAATGTGTTGTGGCCAAAGAGATGCACTGATGTAATAGCCGACGTGTCTCTATCG CTCTTGTCATTCAAGCCAAAGGCTTCTTGTACCAGATGTAATGGGAACCCATCTCTCCGAGAGGCTATGACCATTTATAAGTCCCAAATTGACTCGAGAAGTCACGAATCAGTTCCCAGATCTG ACGCCGGACCCATAATGCAGTCGGGACGGTTGACCGTTGATGGACCACCGAACCTGACAACATTTAAGACATTACAGCACACCGCCACAAACCTTCCAATACGGCGGCGTGTCGTGCCTCCTACCACCATAGCTCGACCGTCTCAAAAGTTGGAAAATACATCCATTGGGTCTGTGACGCTGCTACACATCACGTAG
- a CDS encoding F-box domain-containing protein, whose translation MNETILGRMLSRGGWTSSINSILGHQASSNTDKPVPSRASVMSKWLTRECTLGPRHNGSKPAFVEIGQTHFIGGSPISTSDERNIVYTAISHSLPLQAKLQSTHYNVGTADCPPRSVAICPHRSYVAFGSSSAIEIHNNDRSAKQNARRFALSTPSDYIYFLPPGDANDPRRKLRLISAASISDCHAGSLQDVLGGLGFNEIDFTPQVPVIISRLETSELEEDASNVYTIMEQQLSASLGPFANQRSQWTRTGRVLPRPRLSTADNYRAVPLSDGSHILFTDPKTRYLSLVCDDPKWSRAGIVTKVKFCPPAAACESAPLMYAVGRDLVHGVRIAAVFPTTRWTEGEGFQPGEQILAFYTIPPDMFRDLSNTNSLLSLVDSQGEHQWAHWWPTLQHTVQQFLKAKNGGLNSKDNRNSRPKFPIDVYGQVVAVCSGIVDLSMGSGPDMMIWAFGREGLARCWTLNTGNTKLVRRHAILGDGSMRKVDGDGDLTML comes from the exons ATGAATGAGACTATTCTTGGCCGCATGTTGTCGAGGGGCGGGTGGACCTCGAGCATCAATAGCATACTTGGCCATCAAGCTTCCAGCAACACGGACAAGCCGGTGCCAAGTCGAGCGTCTGTCATGTCCAAATGGCTCACGAGAGAATGCACTCTCGGCCCGCGTCACAACGGGAGCAAGCCCGCTTTCGTCGAAATCGGCCAGACGCACTTCATCGGCGGTTCTCCGATATCTACCAGCGACGAACGAAACATTGTCTACACCGCAA TATCGCACTCCCTGCCTTTGCAGGCAAAGCTACAATCCACCCACTACAACGTGGGCACGGCCGACTGTCCTCCTCGCTCCGTCGCCATTTGCCCTCATCGTTCTTACGTCGCCTTTGGCAGCTCTTCGGCTATCGAGATACATAACAATGATAGAAGTGCAAAGCAAAATGCCCGCCGCTTTGCCTTGTCCACACCCAGCGACTACATCTATTTTCTTCCTCCGGGTGACGCAAACGACCCAAGACGCAAACTTCGCCTGATCAGCGCCGCGTCAATCTCAGACTGCCACGCCGGCTCGCTGCAAGACGTATTGGGTGGTCTTGGCTTCAATGAAATCGACTTCACCCCCCAGGTCCCGGTTATCATCTCACGACTTGAGACGTCTGAACTAGAGGAAGACGCTTCGAACGTCTATACCATCATGGAGCAGCAGTTGTCCGCCTCCCTCGGTCCCTTTGCCAATCAAAGAAGCCAGTGGACAAGAACGGGAAGAGTCCTCCCAAGGCCTAGATTATCCACTGCCGACAACTATCGAGCCGTGCCCTTGAGCGACGGGTCTCACATCCTTTTTACAGACCCCAAGACTAGGTACCTGAGCCTGGTTTGTGATGATCCCAAATGGTCGAGGGCTGGCATTGTGACCAAGGTGAAGTTTTGTCCACCAGCGGCAGCATGCGAAAGTGCGCCGCTCATGTATGCCGTTGGGAGGGACTTGGTACATGGTGTGAGAATTGCTGCCGTTTTCCCAACGACACGGTGGACGGAAGGAGAAGGGTTCCAACCAGGGGAGCAAATTCTCGCTTTCTACACCATCCCACCAGATATGTTCCGAGATCTCTCAAACACTAACAGCCTCCTGAGTTTGGTCGACAGCCAAGGGGAACATCAATGGGCTCATTGGTGGCCGACATTGCAGCATACAGTTCAGCAATTTCTCAAAGCCAAGAACGGCGGATTGAACAGCAAGGACAACCGGAACTCAAGGCCAAAGTTTCCAATTGATGTCTACGGCCAAGTCGTTGCCGTTTGCTCCGGCATCGTCGACCTTTCGATGGGATCAGGCCCTGATATGATGATCTGGGCATTTGGAAGAGAGGGCTTGGCTCGTTGCTGGACATTGAACACCGGAAACACCAAGCTCGTGCGAAGGCATGCAATCTTGGGTGACGGAAGCATGCGAAAGGTGGACGGCGATGGGGATTTGACGATGTTGTAG
- a CDS encoding D-isomer specific 2-hydroxyacid dehydrogenase has translation MKLAVFSAKAYDKKYINAAHDVRKEEFKKHNEKLVDDNTDFGIIYHDFSLSTETVSLVKDVDAVCVFVNDSLTADVVEELHKAGCRAILLRCAGFNNVDLKTAEKLGIFVANVPSYSPEAVAEFAVALLQSLNRRTHRAYNRTREGNFNLDGLLGKTVHGKTVGIIGTGRIGVSMARIMKGFGCTLYAFDPYESDAFKELGEYLPLEELLPKCDFISLHCPLMEKTKHIINEKTLKQMKPGAMLINTSRGGLVDTKSVVHALKTKHLGGLALDVYEGEGDLFYNDHSGHIIDDDLLTRLMTFPNVLICGHQGFFTEEALQEISECTFRNLEDFMLGRKCDNSLVKEEFLMSRRESLPVRIV, from the coding sequence ATGAAGCTCGCCGTCTTCAGCGCCAAAGCCTATGACAAGAAATACATCAATGCCGCCCACGATGTCAGGAAGGAAGAGTTCAAGAAGCACAACGAGAAGCTTGTCGACGACAACACTGACTTTGGCATCATCTACCACGACTTCTCCCTCTCTACCGAGACCGTCTCGCTCGTCAAAGACGTCGATGCCGTCTGCGTCTTTGTAAACGACTCCCTCACCGCCGACGTCGTCGAGGAGCTCCACAAGGCCGGCTGCAGAGCCATCCTCCTTCGCTGCGCAGGCTTCAACAACGTCGACCTTAAGACTGCCGAAAAGTTGGGCATCTTCGTTGCCAATGTCCCTTCCTACTCCCCCGAGGCTGTAGCCGAGTTCGCCGTCGCCCTGCTTCAATCCCTCAACCGACGCACCCACCGAGCCTACAACCGAACCCGCGAGGGCAACTTTAACCTCGATGGCCTTCTCGGCAAAACTGTACATGGCAAGACGGTGGGCATCATTGGTACCGGCAGGATTGGCGTTTCCATGGCCCGCATCATGAAGGGCTTCGGCTGCACACTGTACGCCTTTGACCCCTACGAGTCAGACGCCTTCAAGGAGCTCGGCGAGTACCTGCCTCTGGAGGAGCTCCTTCCCAAGTGCGACTTCATCAGTTTGCACTGCCCTCTGATGGAAAAGACGAAGCATATCATCAACGAAAAGACGCTGAAGCAGATGAAGCCTGGCGCTATGCTCATCAACACATCTCGTGGCGGTCTCGTCGATACCAAATCTGTCGTCCACGCCCTCAAGACTAAGCATCTTGGCGGTCTGGCCCTGGACGTATACGAAGGCGAGGGGGATCTCTTCTACAATGACCACTCTGGTCATATTATCGACGACGACTTGCTGACCCGTTTGATGACCTTCCCCAACGTCCTCATCTGTGGCCACCAAGGTTTCTTCACCGAAGAAGCGCTGCAGGAGATCTCCGAGTGCACATTCCGCAACCTCGAAGACTTTATGCTGGGACGCAAGTGCGACAACTCTTTGGTCAAGGAAGAGTTTTTAATGTCTCGCAGAGAGTCTCTCCCGGTGCGTATTGTCTGA